One Solanum pennellii chromosome 9, SPENNV200 DNA segment encodes these proteins:
- the LOC107029410 gene encoding cysteine-rich repeat secretory protein 3, translated as MVMGLSKKPFLCIFLAILAIFKNLPKMGLSKKPFFCIFCVYLVILAIFKNVAPAESASGNTNLVYKGCAKQALSDPSGVYSQALSTLFGTLVSQSSKSKFYKTTTGTGQTTITGLFQCRGDLTNLDCYNCVNGLPILIDKLCGTPVAARIQLLGCYMLYEVSGFPQISGMEMLYKTCSGKNAPGSGFEEKRDTAFSTLENGMSSANNGFYTSNYESVFVLGQCEGDVGSSDCGECVKSAVQRAQVECGSSISGQIFLHKCFVSYNYYPNGAPTKSSSSSSSSYWSPSPSAGTGQNTGKTVAIILGGAAGVGFLVICMLFARNQMKKHDDY; from the exons ATGGTAATGGGGTTGTCCAAGAAACcatttttatgcattttctTGGCCATTCTAGCCATTTTCAAGAATCTCCCAAAAATGGGGTTGTCCAAGAAAccatttttttgcattttctgTGTTTATTTAGTCATTCTAGCAATTTTCAAGAATGTAGCACCAGCTGAATCTGCATCTGGAAACACTAATTTAGTGTACAAAGGTTGTGCGAAACAGGCATTATCAGATCCATCTGGTGTTTACTCACAAGCCCTTTCAACCCTTTTTGGCACTCTTGTTTCACAATCTTCAAAATCCAAGTTCTACAAAACTACAACTGGTACTGGCCAAACTACAATAACTGGTCTTTTTCAGTGTAGAGGTGACCTTACTAATCTTGATTGTTACAACTGTGTAAATGGTTTGCCAATACTGATTGACAAGCTCTGTGGCACCCCTGTTGCTGCAAGAATCCAGCTTTTAGGCTGTTACATGCTGTATGAAGTCTCAGGCTTCCCACAAATCTCAGGAATGGAGATGTTGTACAAGACTTGTAGTGGAAAAAATGCACCAGGGAGTGGATTTGAGGAGAAGAGGGATACTGCTTTTTCCACACTGGAAAATGGAATGTCTAGTGCTAATAATGGATTTTACACTTCAAATTATGAGTCTGTTTTTGTTTTGGGACAATGTGAAGGGGATGTAGGCTCTTCTGATTGTGGTGAGTGTGTCAAAAGTGCTGTCCAAAGAGCTCAGGTTGAATGTGGTAGCTCAATTTCTGGCCAAATATTTCTTCACAAGTGCTTTGTTAGTTATAATTATTATCCAAATGGGGCTCCcacaaaatcatcatcatcatcatcatcttcatacTGGTCTCCATCTCCTTCAGCAG GGACAGGCCAAAACACAGGGAAAACAGTGGCTATAATACTAGGAGGAGCAGCAGGAGTTGGTTTTCTAGTCATTTGCATGCTCTTTGCAAGGAACCAAATGAAGAAACATGATG ATTATTGA
- the LOC107031324 gene encoding TLD domain-containing protein 2, translating into MYGVKDKVSEKLSRLFSASPSKSVDQQSQARLYTKEGKSITSFLSFLLPSTYFVNIRDRREVKPLQSNSFTWRSKSFSLRDKPLDEFEVHNDYKEIPDIHPEEDENGSIRSSVCVKETVNADNDNGEPTSAGSIASGSETFEDAPDIHSFEQSLAYLTTDSVFITPNLYDFFQSSLPNIVKGCQWVLLYSTARHGISLRTLIRKSADISGPCLLITGDKKGAVFGGLLEAPLKPTAKRKYQGTNQSFVFTTLYGEPRLFRPTGANRYFHLCLNDILALGGGGNFALSLDGELLSGSSGPCETFGNSFLAHDQEFELRTVELWGFAHASRYLPSCQA; encoded by the exons ATGTATGGTGTAAAAGATAAAGTTTCTGAGAAGCTATCTCGATTGTTTTCAGCTTCTCCTTCTAAATCTGTTGATCAACAATCTCAG GCCAGGCTGTATACTAAGGAGGGAAAATCAATAACATCATTTCTATCTTTCCTTCTACCATCAACATATTTTGTGAATATAAGAGATCGAAGAGAGGTCAAACCACTTCAATCAAATTCTTTTACGTGGAGAAGTAAAAGTTTCTCGTTGCGCGATAAACCTCTGGATGAGTTTGAGGTTCACAATGATTACAAAGAGATACCAGATATTCATccagaagaagatgaaaatggCTCCATCAGGAGTTCAGTCTGTGTGAAGGAGACGGTAAATGCAGACAACGATAATGGAGAGCCTACTTCTGCTGGGAGCATTGCCAGCGGTTCTGAAACTTTTGAAGATGCTCCTGATATACACAGCTTTGAGCAGTCACTGGCCTATCTCACTACTGATTCTGTTTTCATTACTccaaatttgtatgattttttcCAGTCTTCCCTTCCTAATATAGTGAAAGGTTGTCAATGGGTCTTGTTATATAG TACGGCCAGACACGGTATATCACTCCGCACTCTGATTCGCAAGAGTGCTGATATTTCTGGTCCTTGCTTGCTG ATTACTGGTGATAAGAAGGGTGCTGTGTTTGGTGGGTTGCTCGAGGCACCGTTAAAGCCTACTGCGAAGAGGAAATACCAA GGAACAAATCAATCATTTGTATTCACAACTCTATATGGTGAACCAAGGTTATTTAGACCAACAG GTGCCAATAGATATTTCCACTTGTGTTTGAATGATATCCTGGCACTCGGAGGAGGCGGAAATTTTGCTTTAAGCTTGGACGGTGAATT GTTATCTGGCAGCAGTGGACCTTGTGAAACATTTGGGAACTCATTTTTGGCACATGATCAAGAGTTTGAACTGAGGACTGTTGAG CTATGGGGTTTTGCGCATGCGTCTCGATACCTCCCCTCATGCCAAGCCTAG